In Alkalihalobacillus sp. AL-G, the genomic stretch TTTCAGCAAAATCCAACCCTAATTCTGTAGCTGGCGCACTAGCTGGAGTCCTCCGTGAGAGAGGAAACGCCGAAATACAGGCGATTGGTGCAGGTGCACTGAACCAAGCTGTGAAGGCTGTAGCGATTGCTAGAGGATTTGTAGCACCTAGTGGAGTTGACCTCATTTGTATCCCTGCATTTACAGATATCATGATCGATGGAGAAGAGCGGACAGCAATCAAACTCATCGTGGAA encodes the following:
- the spoVS gene encoding stage V sporulation protein SpoVS, yielding MDVLKVSAKSNPNSVAGALAGVLRERGNAEIQAIGAGALNQAVKAVAIARGFVAPSGVDLICIPAFTDIMIDGEERTAIKLIVEPR